Part of the Clarias gariepinus isolate MV-2021 ecotype Netherlands chromosome 25, CGAR_prim_01v2, whole genome shotgun sequence genome is shown below.
ACCTTAAACACAAAGATTGAATAGAAATATTTCGTAATATTTAGCGATATaggaaaagaaaacatgcactagaaaaaaatgttattaaaaacaaattttaattaaaagattttacaatagaaaataaaataaaaataaaatatatatagtttatatttagGTTGGaatatacaaatttacaaatgaacaaaagttacagaataaaatagaattaaaaaagtgttataacataattttattctattctattctatacacagaatatttattattatcattattattgtttcaaGCATTTATTTCAAGAAAGGAAAACaatctactgtaaaatgtaaacatttaatgcTTGAAATAAAGTATTGTATTCttaataaaacacttaatactataataaagtgttgtacatttttattacatcatTAGATGAGCTTTTCATGTCCTGGTGTTTTGACTCGCTGAGGAATCATGTTTAAAGCTGTAGAGCTGAGACTCAGGTACAGTCAGCGTCATGCGTTTGAAAAGATTGCATTGTGTTTTTCTCTGCTTTGTGCTAAACAGGAGGCAGAACCCTGCGAGATATCATCTGATCTGATGCGTGGGAAAACAGGATTGGCATTTTCGACTCCTGTGCCGAGACGATCCAGGAAGTGCTCGCTCCTGCTGTTACTATCGTCTCACACCGAAACCAAAACAGAGCTGAGATCTGCGGCTGTTATCATAAAGACCTGCGTCTTGTTCAAAGACCTCCGTCAGACACACTCAGGGTGTCTGTACTCGCTACACCTGCACACCATCGGCGTGTTTAATCCCAGTGTCACCGAGACGAGGACATGAACTGGGTGCAGGACAAACACAATTTCGTAAATAATTATCAAACACActgctgtaataataataataataataataataataataggaagaaggaggaggagagacggTTCCTGAAAAAGTTATGAAGTAGGAGGATTTTTGAGTTGTGACCATGTGACCtcctgtgtgtgcgtaaaaGGGGCGTGGTTTGGTCTGGTTGTCCTAGCAGCGGCTGTCCCTGCGCGGCTCACTCAATGTGACGCGGAACCTCCCGCAGCCTTCACTGAGAAAGTGTCACTTCTGTTTGTATCTCATCATCAGTTAGTGCTGTAGAGcgttaatattgttttaggaaTATTTTGGAGAACCGGCTGAAGGGGTCCATCCATTACGCTGGAGATGAGTGTAATGGGGGGGTGTAATGGGGTGTGTGCCGAACTGCGTGGGGTTCAGTGAGAGAGTAATGGAGGTAGTTTTTGCTGCCTCATCGTCGCCGCTCTGCTgctcacatttattttaaatttaaagtgcGATGTATAAAGAGTTCAGAAGGGGGTACTTATTTTTACTTGATGTGATTTTGTTCAGAGAAGTGCAGATTTTCAAGCCGTTTAACGAGCcgtgtctgatttttttttagcggATTTTTTTGATCCGCGGGGTTAAACGTGACGGGCGCGCATCGTAAAGAGAATCCTCACAACTGGAACGCGGTGTGTTTTGTGTTCTTGCCCTCTGAGAACTGAAAACATTGTGCAATATTTATCTGGAGCAAAAGCTGAGTGTTAAAGGATTAACATTAATGTTATCCACTCGCTCAGGCAGTCCAGACTGACTAGCGTCTCCAGTCACGCGACAGATTCTTTACTCGCGAGGACGCCGGACGTCGCTAACCGCTCTGGACTCATCAGTCTGTCACAGAGGCATTTACTTCGAGTTCATTCTTCTTCATTTCCTCCTTCAGTTGGAGTAAATTTCCGTATTAATGAGACTCTTtaattttgtctttgtgtttaaaagtaatggcaccctatAGAGACTTTTTGTCTGTTAGTGAAGACgataataaaaacagatttgAGTCTCAGAGGAAGACGTTggtcacctgcacacacacacaaacacacacacacacacacacacactctgtaggctaCTTTTGTTGATGCAGCACAGGGAAAACGTGACGTACACAAACGTTTACAGACATAACTATTACTGACCCGAGTCACAATAGTTATTTTCTTTGCTGATGTCACTCATGACTGTATCAGTGATCCTGCTGTAACGGCGATCCTGGTACTGAGACATCGCATTTCATACTTTCACTCCAGGTTTTAGATATTAATATGTTGTATCGTTATCTCTGGTTTACTGTAAATACGTTAATTTCTAAACCGAGAGTGTATTCTGACCTCTTAAACACACTTAGTGCACGTGAATGGTTTATGATGAGTCGCAGATGAAGGAAAAGTGTGACGATGACAGATGATGGCTGATGCGAACGCGAGACGGCAAACGAAACTGTCTaatgtaatagtaataattcaGGATAACTAACACTGGCTAGTCTTAAACTTAAAACTTTAACCCTGTTATGACTTGTACTAACGCTGCGAACACTTAgaccccttttccactgctctggttcccgtgccggttccgtgccggttcccaattttggaaccagtgccgcgcttttccacagaaaaaaattggtgccgGTGCCCTAAAATAAGCACCTAAACTCTGCTAGTCCAGTTGCGAGAACCCGTGACATCATGagcggtgggcggagttatagggaGCATTAAAAAACATGGCGAAGACCCAAAGTCCGTTAATGTGGAGCGCGGATGAAACAAAAGCGTTTTTGGACATTCGCTGAGATTCAtcagaaattggaaagtgctttaagaaaaaaaaaagtgtatgaggaaatgAGAGACGAACTAATAGTCACAGGCTTCACACGAACCATCGCCCAAATAGTGAATAAgctaaaaaaactgaagaaagactgtcagcggttataacacgtcgaataaactgcttttggatactgaaatacattttcatagtttggagaataacccGTGAACTGACGTCGGTCATggtcgtttctgtttagtgggcgtggcctgtgacgtattatcatgcagctccggctgagctcctgtctagtgtaaatgcgggccGGTTCTTAGTGGTTCCCAGTCCAGAACCAGCACTtggcaccagcaccagtgtagtggaaatgaggtataACACACTCTTATCATCGTTACTCGAGAGTTACAAGAAAAATCATCTTACATTATTTCCACTTGTTTCTCAAATTCTGAAAAACATTGGTTTGTAATGATAAACCTGGACACGTCTCTGTACCTTTATTAAACCGTGCCTGATATGACGCGAGCGCTAAACACACCTGCATTTCTGAGGATCGTCTCAGTCCAAACCTTTGATCTGATCCGGTTTAAATCGTTATAGAACTTAAAGTTCGAGCCATTCCTGTAAAGTCTAAATTTATTCTGGTTTGTCtgagttaatgtgtgtgtgtgtgtgtgtgtgtgtggaggagctGCATTACTGGAACATTCTCCTTGCAAACTGTACAGCTTTAAGTTTTCTCGTGTTTAATGTGCGCGAGTGTAAACATCCCACAGAGCCGCTCGGTATCAGAGTGCGGCGTATATTATCATAAATCCCATTATGTTCAACGCtcataaaacatacacacagcgaAGTGCTATCTCAGTAACACACAATTTGACTAAAAGGCTGATAAGTTTCATATCCCGCCAGTCCTTTCCCTGGCCGCTTCTAAATAACAAATGATCGCATTGTGAAAAGCAGCACGGCTTCGTCCCAATCTCATTCCCACACTGCAGCTTCAAACTCTGAGATCTAATCCAAAATTATTCGTCATCACAGCTTGGGCAGGATCGGCGCTTCCAGGAAATGAGATGTGGTTTATTCTGCGTGCGAATTGTGCGAAAGAACGGCGAGAGTCCGGAGGCTGATACACAAACATCACGACACAACCTGTTTTTTTCAAACAGCCAGAGTCATGAGGCGATGGTTTGGAATGGCTGACACCAAATGAGCTAAAAGCTCAGGGTCAGGGGTGTAAcctgcagtactgtatattacacttATACTGGAACTGCTGGTTTCTCTGGTCGTCCTCATGCACAGGTCACACTGAGAAGATCTCAGAATCTCAGTTCTTCATCACAGAACTGAATAAGCGAACATCAGAGAAATAAGATAAGACTTCGGTGGTGGACGCAGACTCCGCCCTCAGGACTGAAACCAGAACGcgagctgtctaatggtcttgtGCACATGTAGGCTGGCTCGGACGGCCTGACACGCCTTACAAAAGTGCTCCGACCAGAACGAGGTGATATGCACGTCATAGTCCCGCCTCCACACCTGGTGACGAAGATAGAGGGCGGGGTTTCGGTCCAGGTGATTGAGGTAGGCAGCCAGCGCACGCGGCCCTTTAAAATCCTCGACGTGGATAAAGGAGTCGGCCGGAAGGAAGCGCTCGTAGTTCTCTCGCGGCGGCCCGAGCACAACCGGAACGGCGCCGGAGACGAGAGCGTTGCGCCAGAGCTTCTCCGTGATGTAGTCTGTGTGGCACGAGTTTTCAAACGCCAGGTAGAACTTGTAACGCGAGACCGTTTGCACCACGCTGTCGTTGAGTAGCGGAAGAAAATCACGTCCGTAAATGTCCACGTGCAGGTAACGCCGCAATCGGTGGTAGAACTGCACCCTCTCCTGCTCCTCGTTCCAGTTACTGATCACCCAGGCTACCAAACTGCGATTACGCCTCATATGCATCTTTCCATTACCGTGGAATCCACGCCGCTGAAGATAACCGTAGGGTAGGAAAATATCCGAACCCAGACGGTACGACATGGTGAGATTGAACATCCCGTCAAACTCCTCCAGAAACCCAGAGTGCGACGGCGACTCGAAGTTCATCCAGATCCATTTCTGCGCCAGGGGGCGTGGCTCCTCCGGTAGCTCCTCCCAGTTCATCATCAGCTCACGGTTGTGCATGATGACGGCGTCGGCGTGAGCGTAGGCGCCTCTGTCCGACGTCAAGGTGCAACCCCGCACGCCGTAGTCGGTTCCGCAGTCGGGAAGAGGAAGTCCGTTTCCGAACGGAAGCCACCAGATGAGGACGATCACGCTCCTCGTTTCGGATCCCCGAGTGGGCGTGTCCGGCGTGGGGATCGGCAGAGCGAGCACGCTGAGCAGGAGGATGATTATTAAACACATCAGCGCCAGAGCAAAGACTAGCGCGCTCGAGTGTTGCGCCTCCACCATGACGCGGCATTGCTTTTGCCGGGAAAATCTCAGATCTGTTGATCTCCAGCGTGTCGGTTTTGCTCGGTCAGAGAAAAGTTCCATAAATCTGCGAGAAAACGTTGACAAAGTCCAGAAACACAGCGGTAGTGTACCTCCACCTCGCCTCCTCAGGGTGACGGAGAGGCGCATGAAGAACAGGTTCTCTCCATTTAGCGTCAATCTTTTTGTACTGCGTTACCATTTAtcctgtgagagtgtgtgcggtgtgtgtgcatgcgtgtgtgtgtgtgtgtgtgttgtggctctGTGTTCCTGCCCCTCACTGCCCTGTTTACTCATTTAACAGCTCCTTCATTCAACAACTCAACGTGGCAGCAGCCAAACTCGCTTTTCAGCCTGAAGGCTTCTTTGTTTTGCCCCTCCACATGCCATgtgggcttgtgtgtgtgtgtgtgtgtgtgtgtgagtgtgagtggaCAGTGAAAAGGCTTGTACTTGTAAAGTGatctaaacaacaacaaaccagTTCCAGTGCTGCTGCTGTGTAGGATCTAAGACGTGGAGCCAAGATTAATCATAAAGTcactaaattaaaatgtaacctgtaggtgatttacacacacacacacacacacacactgttcacaCATACTCTGTGTACTCTCTGACTCATAAAGAGAGCGCAGTGTTCTTCCTTCTTCACACTTTGCATAGATCTGACCTGACCGCCACTCGGGCCGATTCGGAATCCAGTGGGAAATTCCAGTCGCTggtgtatttatactgtaacaGTGACGGGATGAAACTATACAGCTGTGGGAGGGCAGATGTGCAAGTCAGGGtcgggtgtccacatacttttgactGCACATTCCCTTATTACTGcagtttgtgtttattgtacTTCTATGTTCTCTTTAAGGTCCCATAttgtactatttctttaacacaggtctcagagctccccagtgtgtgtgtgtgtgtgtgtgtgtgtgtgttaatgccccAGGGTTTAATACcccagtttgtttttttttattataacatttccGTTTAGatgttcattaaaataatttgatttCATCAATAATTGATGACCTTTTAACTCTTGTCttttgcaatacatttaaacaaacatgacACTTTCACATCCCAGCTTTGTGCCGTGTGTGTATTTCCCAGAGCCGCCGGAATCCTCAGAGCCGATGTGTCTGAGACATGACTGAGAAGCGTCTGACTCATGTCTGAGACGTTTGTGTTTCATGTCTTCATGACtccatgttaaaaaacatttttttaaagtttttctcAGTACCTGACCGCAGTaatgagcgagtgtgtgtgtgtgagtttgtccTCAGAAGTCGGCGAGGCAGGAGAAGCCACACTGAGCTCTCGGTTCTCTCTGACAGACTCTCTGGACAGGCAGCGAGCGGTGTGCTTTATAATCAAACATGGCTGGCAGGTTTGTGACGggtgtctttatttattcataagcCTGGATCTGAACAAACATGAGAAATCCGATTCCCAGTCTGAAGGTGTGTTTCTTATGAACAGACATTTTAAGCGTGTTTAAACCTCCTTTACAGACCTGGAGTTAAAGAAATTTACTCCTAAATCATTTGCAGAAGCGTTTACACTAAAGAGGATAAATCACTTGTTTATTTAAAGGTGTCATATTGCACAATTTCTTTATCACAGgtcgcagtgtgtgtgtgtgtgtgtgtgtgtgtgtgtgcactaagCATTTTATACCCCACACTTCCTCTCCTTCACTCCTTCTTAAAAACACACCATTTTACtggtgtttatgtaaatgagaaacagctgagccacgcccctgaAAACAAACCAGGGGGAGGGgcctcttcttatatgaggtcacattagagcGTTGAATCTGATTGGGATTTTAT
Proteins encoded:
- the LOC128513286 gene encoding 4-galactosyl-N-acetylglucosaminide 3-alpha-L-fucosyltransferase FUT6-like → MRLSVTLRRRGGGTLPLCFWTLSTFSRRFMELFSDRAKPTRWRSTDLRFSRQKQCRVMVEAQHSSALVFALALMCLIIILLLSVLALPIPTPDTPTRGSETRSVIVLIWWLPFGNGLPLPDCGTDYGVRGCTLTSDRGAYAHADAVIMHNRELMMNWEELPEEPRPLAQKWIWMNFESPSHSGFLEEFDGMFNLTMSYRLGSDIFLPYGYLQRRGFHGNGKMHMRRNRSLVAWVISNWNEEQERVQFYHRLRRYLHVDIYGRDFLPLLNDSVVQTVSRYKFYLAFENSCHTDYITEKLWRNALVSGAVPVVLGPPRENYERFLPADSFIHVEDFKGPRALAAYLNHLDRNPALYLRHQVWRRDYDVHITSFWSEHFCKACQAVRASLHVHKTIRQLAFWFQS